A portion of the Lysinibacillus timonensis genome contains these proteins:
- a CDS encoding RNA degradosome polyphosphate kinase produces MNAEVKSNSSDEQSSLCESVYEEYSDYLEEIAKPKYYNNRELSWLAFNERVLEEAEDERNPLLERLRFLAIFSSNLDEFFMVRVAGLQDQVRAGFHKPENKAGLTPIEQLSLIAERTQSLVKRQMQVFRHLVFDLLPKENVYVRDLISLDKEQKEFIDELFEETIFPVLTPVAVDAYRPFPTLLGKTLNLLVMLEDNSAVSEHNERVAIVQVPSVLDRFIEVPSENGNVYVLLEDVITSHINKLFYGYKVKSSQAFRLTRNADLTIHEEGAQDLLVEIEKELKKRKWGLGSRLEVRDREMDDEVLDYLLEEFEIEESDVFKIDGPLDLTFLFSFVKKIAKGREYLEYESFIPQHPRDLDSDEDVFDKALTQDIFFHHPYESFEPIVDFITQASVDPSVLAIKQTLYRVSGNSPVIQALKQAAENGKQVTVLVELKARFDEENNVHWAKELEQAGCLVIYGMNNLKTHSKITLVVRRKQGKIERFVHLGTGNYNDATAKIYTDMGIITTNKEFGIDATNFFNYLSGYTEKPKFNNIVVSPFDIRDEFIKLIDDEIQCHKRYGNGFIRAKMNSLTDKDIIMKFYEASINGVKIELLIRGICCLRPGIPGISENITVSSIVGRFLEHTRIYWFHHNGKNSVFLSSADMMTRNMVKRVEILFPIFCKETKERVMSIFMTQLSDNVKARVQDSEGKYHYKENRNSANQINSQELFIEEAMSNVVVED; encoded by the coding sequence ATGAATGCCGAAGTAAAAAGTAATTCATCCGATGAACAAAGTTCATTATGTGAATCTGTTTACGAAGAATATTCAGATTATTTAGAAGAAATAGCAAAACCTAAATATTACAATAACCGAGAATTAAGTTGGTTAGCTTTTAATGAACGTGTACTCGAAGAAGCGGAAGACGAACGAAATCCGTTATTGGAAAGGTTAAGATTTTTAGCGATATTTAGTTCTAATCTGGATGAGTTCTTTATGGTACGTGTAGCGGGTTTGCAGGATCAAGTTCGGGCAGGGTTTCATAAGCCTGAAAATAAAGCGGGTTTAACACCTATAGAGCAATTATCATTAATCGCTGAACGAACACAATCTCTTGTGAAACGGCAGATGCAAGTTTTTCGGCATCTTGTGTTTGATTTGTTACCTAAAGAAAATGTGTATGTTAGAGATCTTATATCGTTAGATAAAGAGCAAAAAGAATTTATTGATGAACTTTTTGAAGAAACCATTTTTCCAGTGCTAACACCTGTTGCAGTTGATGCATATAGACCATTCCCAACTTTACTTGGTAAAACATTGAATTTATTAGTTATGCTCGAAGATAATTCAGCAGTAAGTGAACATAATGAGAGAGTAGCAATTGTCCAAGTACCTTCTGTATTAGACCGATTTATAGAAGTGCCAAGTGAAAATGGTAATGTTTATGTATTATTGGAAGATGTCATTACAAGTCATATTAATAAACTATTTTATGGATACAAAGTGAAGTCCTCTCAAGCATTTCGTTTAACTAGAAATGCTGACTTAACTATCCATGAAGAAGGAGCACAAGATTTACTTGTCGAAATTGAAAAAGAACTAAAAAAACGTAAATGGGGATTAGGAAGTCGTCTTGAAGTAAGAGATCGTGAAATGGACGATGAAGTGTTAGACTATTTACTAGAAGAGTTTGAAATAGAAGAGTCAGACGTATTTAAAATTGATGGCCCTCTTGACTTAACATTTTTATTTAGCTTTGTAAAAAAGATAGCTAAAGGTAGGGAATATTTGGAGTACGAGAGCTTTATTCCACAACATCCTAGAGATCTAGATTCAGATGAAGATGTGTTTGATAAAGCATTAACACAAGATATCTTCTTCCATCATCCATATGAGTCGTTTGAACCAATCGTTGATTTTATTACACAGGCTTCAGTTGATCCTTCCGTTCTGGCAATTAAACAAACATTATATAGAGTAAGTGGAAACTCACCTGTTATTCAAGCATTAAAGCAAGCAGCGGAAAATGGAAAACAAGTTACTGTTTTAGTGGAACTAAAGGCGCGTTTTGATGAAGAAAATAACGTACATTGGGCAAAGGAACTAGAACAGGCAGGGTGTTTAGTTATATACGGAATGAATAATCTAAAAACACATTCTAAAATAACGCTTGTCGTACGTAGAAAACAAGGGAAAATTGAACGTTTCGTTCACCTTGGTACTGGGAATTATAATGACGCAACTGCGAAAATTTATACTGATATGGGAATTATTACGACGAATAAGGAATTTGGTATTGATGCCACAAACTTTTTTAACTATTTAAGTGGTTATACGGAGAAACCAAAATTTAACAACATCGTCGTATCACCGTTTGATATTCGTGATGAATTCATTAAATTAATTGATGATGAAATACAGTGCCACAAAAGATATGGAAATGGCTTTATTCGTGCAAAAATGAATTCTTTAACGGATAAAGACATTATCATGAAATTTTATGAAGCTTCCATTAATGGTGTGAAAATTGAATTATTAATCCGAGGTATATGTTGTTTACGACCAGGTATCCCTGGAATAAGTGAAAATATTACCGTATCTAGTATAGTTGGACGTTTTTTAGAACATACTAGAATTTATTGGTTCCATCATAATGGAAAAAATAGTGTATTTTTATCTTCTGCAGATATGATGACAAGAAACATGGTGAAACGTGTCGAAATATTATTCCCTATCTTTTGTAAAGAAACAAAAGAACGTGTTATGAGTATCTTTATGACTCAATTATCGGATAATGTGAAAGCACGTGTTCAAGATTCTGAAGGGAAATATCATTATAAAGAAAATCGAAATAGTGCAAATCAAATAAATAGCCAAGAGCTATTTATAGAAGAAGCAATGAGCAATGTAGTAGTCGAAGATTAG
- a CDS encoding bifunctional diguanylate cyclase/phosphodiesterase, giving the protein MTIIQPANINQYLSEIIKLNPFDAIVIVKKINQMFTVEMINDKASILSNSTSFEKGINAEQFFYFVEWGKIVEILKSLNGKVEYLNKAGCKQYYAVSCQPITVEEEQYYSIILREVSESTREVLHEKEEILKYLSFLEQYVDPVISFDLTGQIIYTNNVATKRLIDKNIVLIGHNIFDLIDEEYTIQFNMLFKNTLEGLPMVMPKLVLKSITEEPLNIKTFPTYWDNQIIGIHMILSNVDEFYISDGSYYQLMSYQDDLTGLLNRKALNEQWAEEFSTYKDGLNVALLLVDLDRFKKYNESLGKNATDLMLKMVTKRLIKLRTQLCEVYRYDGDEFVFILRYLRRDEVEQLANKILAAFKDPFIIDDQEYFLTSSIGISISSYGHNNDLESVLHQAEQAVYYTKNNGRNHYRFYRTEMGQAFPNEVLMEAHLRRAIEFDEFSIYLQPQIDLVSKEINSFEALIRWNNRKFGFVPPSQFIPLAESSGLIIPIGDWVLEQVCQNLQTWKRSGFRPVRIAVNISPKQFKQEDFAAKIEQLLNKYDIEPKYLELEITESAMVNVNKTQSILTKLKQLGVFVSVDDFGTGYSSLSYLKKYPIDIIKIDQSFIADINKDEKNEAIIRAIITLSENLGMDVIAEGVEEEFQEQFLKQHNCHKGQGYLYNKPLPVEQIIEEYLLH; this is encoded by the coding sequence ATGACAATCATACAACCAGCAAATATCAATCAATATTTAAGCGAAATCATAAAACTAAATCCATTCGACGCTATTGTGATTGTTAAAAAAATAAATCAAATGTTTACTGTTGAAATGATTAACGATAAAGCTTCCATACTGTCAAATTCAACATCATTTGAAAAAGGGATAAATGCTGAACAATTTTTCTATTTTGTAGAATGGGGAAAAATTGTTGAAATACTAAAATCATTAAATGGAAAAGTAGAATATTTAAATAAAGCAGGATGTAAACAGTATTACGCCGTATCTTGTCAACCTATTACTGTTGAAGAAGAACAATATTATTCCATTATCCTTAGAGAAGTCTCTGAGAGTACGAGAGAAGTGTTGCATGAAAAAGAAGAAATATTAAAGTATTTGTCTTTTTTAGAACAATATGTAGATCCAGTCATCTCGTTTGATTTAACCGGGCAAATTATCTACACAAACAATGTAGCTACAAAAAGGTTAATAGATAAAAATATAGTATTAATTGGTCATAATATTTTTGATTTAATTGATGAAGAATATACAATTCAATTTAATATGCTGTTTAAAAATACTTTAGAAGGCTTGCCAATGGTTATGCCAAAACTTGTTTTGAAAAGTATTACTGAAGAACCATTAAATATTAAGACTTTTCCTACATATTGGGACAATCAAATAATAGGAATTCACATGATTTTAAGTAATGTAGATGAATTTTACATCTCTGATGGTAGTTATTATCAATTGATGAGTTATCAGGATGATTTGACAGGGTTATTAAATCGAAAAGCATTAAATGAGCAATGGGCAGAGGAATTCAGTACCTATAAAGATGGATTAAATGTTGCATTACTACTAGTTGATTTAGATCGGTTTAAAAAATACAATGAATCACTAGGTAAAAATGCAACTGATTTAATGTTAAAAATGGTTACGAAACGGTTAATAAAACTTCGTACTCAACTTTGTGAGGTATACCGATATGATGGGGATGAATTCGTATTCATTCTTCGTTATCTAAGAAGAGACGAAGTAGAACAGTTGGCAAATAAGATATTAGCAGCCTTTAAAGACCCATTTATTATAGATGATCAGGAATATTTTCTAACATCCTCCATAGGTATTTCAATAAGTTCATATGGTCATAATAATGATTTAGAGTCGGTTTTACATCAAGCTGAACAAGCGGTTTATTATACAAAAAACAATGGACGGAATCATTATAGATTTTACAGAACAGAAATGGGACAAGCATTTCCAAATGAAGTATTAATGGAGGCCCATTTAAGAAGGGCCATTGAGTTTGATGAATTCTCAATATATTTACAGCCACAAATTGATTTAGTTTCAAAAGAAATAAATAGCTTCGAAGCATTAATTCGATGGAATAATCGTAAATTTGGGTTTGTACCGCCTTCTCAATTTATACCACTAGCTGAAAGTTCTGGGTTAATTATCCCAATTGGGGATTGGGTTCTTGAACAAGTATGTCAAAATCTTCAAACCTGGAAGCGAAGTGGATTTCGCCCAGTTAGAATTGCTGTAAACATATCCCCTAAACAGTTTAAACAAGAGGATTTTGCAGCAAAGATAGAACAATTATTAAACAAATATGATATAGAACCGAAGTACTTAGAACTTGAAATCACCGAAAGTGCTATGGTGAATGTGAATAAAACACAATCAATACTAACAAAACTTAAACAGCTTGGTGTTTTTGTTTCTGTTGATGATTTTGGAACGGGATACTCATCTTTAAGTTATTTGAAGAAATATCCAATCGATATAATAAAAATTGATCAATCGTTTATTGCTGATATTAACAAAGACGAAAAAAATGAAGCAATTATAAGGGCCATCATAACTTTGTCTGAAAATCTTGGAATGGATGTCATCGCAGAAGGGGTAGAGGAAGAATTCCAAGAGCAATTCTTAAAACAACATAATTGTCATAAAGGTCAAGGTTACTTGTATAATAAACCTCTTCCGGTAGAACAAATTATTGAGGAATATTTGCTACATTAA
- a CDS encoding short-chain dehydrogenase, with protein sequence MWTIPAILTIIVIIGVAYYMTIGIMKKTAHRATASDTDIAKAVREHPVLMNPIIIMYIIFGLFTGIMIFYYWSQYGGY encoded by the coding sequence ATGTGGACTATACCGGCGATTCTTACGATTATCGTGATTATTGGGGTAGCATATTATATGACTATTGGTATAATGAAAAAAACAGCCCATAGAGCAACCGCATCAGATACAGATATTGCTAAAGCTGTTCGTGAGCATCCTGTTTTAATGAACCCGATTATTATCATGTATATTATTTTCGGATTATTTACAGGTATTATGATTTTTTATTATTGGTCGCAATATGGAGGATATTAA
- the cbpB gene encoding cyclic-di-AMP-binding protein CbpB, translating into MISFTRALLDTPISEFVIPSEKVAHVQVGNSAEHALLVLTKTGYSSIPVLDIKYRLHGLLSIKMITESILGMERIEYDKLSTIKVDDVMDKEVVYLKMTDTIQRALDLVINHAFLCVVDEEGTFAGILTRRVILKQLKRYIYQIEN; encoded by the coding sequence ATGATTTCATTTACAAGAGCTTTATTAGACACGCCTATTAGTGAATTTGTCATACCTTCTGAAAAGGTAGCACATGTTCAAGTTGGTAATAGTGCAGAACATGCCCTACTCGTCTTAACAAAAACTGGTTATTCTTCAATCCCAGTTTTAGATATAAAATACCGGTTACATGGCTTATTAAGTATCAAGATGATTACAGAATCGATATTAGGCATGGAACGAATTGAGTATGATAAACTATCGACTATTAAGGTAGATGATGTGATGGACAAAGAGGTTGTATACCTGAAAATGACCGATACTATTCAAAGGGCATTAGATTTAGTAATTAATCATGCATTTTTGTGCGTAGTAGATGAAGAAGGTACTTTTGCTGGTATTTTAACAAGACGTGTTATTTTGAAACAGTTAAAAAGGTATATCTATCAAATTGAAAACTAG
- a CDS encoding LysR family transcriptional regulator, producing the protein MTATESEIVKVLAEEGNMRKAAERLFLTQPALSQRLQSIEKEWGAQLFIRSQKGLTPTPAGELVIQYAIETIARKEEVFETIQALNSKVHGTLKIACASIVGQNWLPKVLKDFVTTYPDAKISLITGWSSEIIKALYEGDAQVGIVRGQAEWKGKKIHLFQDMMYLVDKEIKEIDEILTTDRPFIQFKSDSNYYQEIQLWWQRHFSSNPRRQIIVDQIETCKQMAMNGIGYAILPSITLNGEENVNKIPLSITEKDIGLTRDTWLIGYESAFELRQVEAFVNVVRKHASSVYQNRK; encoded by the coding sequence TTGACAGCAACAGAATCTGAAATTGTGAAAGTACTGGCGGAAGAAGGTAATATGAGAAAAGCAGCTGAACGTCTATTTTTAACCCAACCCGCCTTATCACAACGATTACAATCGATTGAAAAAGAATGGGGTGCTCAGCTTTTTATTCGTTCTCAAAAAGGTCTTACTCCAACACCAGCCGGGGAATTAGTGATCCAATATGCAATTGAAACGATTGCGCGGAAAGAAGAAGTGTTTGAAACGATTCAAGCTTTAAATTCAAAGGTGCATGGAACTTTAAAAATTGCATGCGCTTCGATTGTTGGCCAAAACTGGCTTCCCAAAGTGTTAAAAGACTTTGTAACAACATATCCCGATGCTAAGATTTCTCTTATAACAGGATGGAGCTCTGAAATTATAAAAGCACTTTATGAAGGCGATGCACAGGTTGGAATCGTCAGAGGACAAGCGGAGTGGAAAGGCAAAAAAATACACTTATTTCAGGATATGATGTATTTAGTTGATAAGGAAATAAAAGAAATTGATGAGATCCTAACGACTGATCGTCCATTCATTCAGTTTAAAAGCGATTCGAACTATTATCAAGAGATTCAGTTATGGTGGCAACGTCATTTCTCCTCAAATCCAAGACGACAAATTATTGTCGATCAAATAGAAACATGTAAGCAGATGGCTATGAATGGTATAGGATATGCAATATTACCATCCATTACATTAAATGGTGAAGAAAATGTAAATAAGATTCCTTTATCAATTACTGAAAAGGATATTGGGCTAACTAGGGATACTTGGTTAATAGGGTATGAGTCAGCGTTTGAATTAAGACAAGTTGAGGCATTTGTTAATGTAGTTAGAAAACATGCTAGCTCAGTTTACCAAAATAGAAAGTAA
- the dapD gene encoding 2,3,4,5-tetrahydropyridine-2,6-dicarboxylate N-acetyltransferase: MTEKLNAQQIIEFIANSKKVTPVKVYVKGENVANLSYGENTKVFGENNHAVVFGEWNVIEAALKEHASQITDYVVENDRRNSGVPLLDLKYQNARIEPGAIIRDQVTIGDNAVIMMGAIINIGAEIGEKTMIDMGAVLGGRATVGKNCHIGAGTVLAGVIEPPSAQPVIIEDDVVIGANAVVLEGVRVGQGAVVAAGAIVISDVEPYTVVGGVPARVLKKMDEKTKSKTEIIDALRNI; the protein is encoded by the coding sequence GTGACTGAAAAATTAAATGCACAACAAATTATTGAATTTATTGCAAACTCAAAAAAAGTAACACCTGTAAAAGTATATGTTAAAGGTGAAAATGTAGCGAATTTATCCTATGGTGAAAATACAAAAGTTTTCGGTGAAAATAATCATGCGGTTGTATTTGGAGAATGGAATGTGATTGAAGCAGCTCTTAAAGAACATGCTAGTCAAATTACGGACTATGTAGTAGAGAATGACCGTCGTAATTCCGGTGTACCTTTACTTGATTTAAAATACCAAAATGCACGAATTGAGCCAGGTGCAATTATCCGTGACCAAGTGACAATTGGCGATAATGCTGTCATTATGATGGGTGCTATTATTAACATTGGTGCTGAAATTGGTGAAAAAACGATGATCGATATGGGCGCTGTGTTAGGTGGTCGTGCTACTGTAGGTAAAAACTGTCACATAGGTGCAGGAACTGTTTTAGCTGGTGTTATTGAGCCGCCTTCAGCACAACCGGTAATTATTGAGGATGATGTTGTGATTGGTGCAAATGCAGTAGTTTTAGAAGGTGTACGTGTAGGTCAAGGTGCTGTAGTAGCAGCTGGTGCGATCGTTATTTCTGACGTTGAGCCTTATACTGTAGTTGGTGGCGTACCTGCAAGAGTTCTTAAGAAAATGGATGAAAAAACAAAATCAAAAACAGAAATTATTGATGCTTTAAGAAATATTTAA
- a CDS encoding N-acetyldiaminopimelate deacetylase: MDTLIQIRRDLHQIPELGFQEFKTQKYLLDTINRLPQEYITTTTWKTGIVVFINGSNPTKTIGWRTDIDGLPIIEETGLAFASTHDGRMHACGHDCHMTIALGLVEAFAMNQPKHNVVILFQPAEEGPGGAEPMLQWMKESRPDLIPDEIYALHIAPEYPVGTVATRPGLLFANTSELFIDLKGKGGHAAYPHKTRDMTVATANLILQLQTIISRNVDPMESAVITIGKMTSGTVQNIIAENARLEGTIRTLNAKAMNEVKRRIEAVCAGIEASFECSISIDYGSMYYEVNNNEKCADKLLSFAEQFEGCHAVVSPAAMTGEDFGYFLKEIPGALFWAGANCEYGLHHSKISPDEQLLQTNVHFVEQFIRSL, from the coding sequence ATGGATACACTTATCCAAATTCGAAGAGACCTTCATCAAATACCAGAGCTTGGGTTTCAAGAATTTAAGACACAGAAATACCTACTTGATACTATCAATAGACTACCACAGGAGTATATTACGACAACAACTTGGAAAACAGGGATTGTTGTCTTTATAAACGGTAGTAATCCTACAAAAACAATTGGTTGGCGTACTGATATTGATGGTCTCCCGATTATTGAGGAAACGGGTTTAGCGTTTGCGTCTACACATGATGGTAGAATGCATGCTTGTGGTCATGATTGCCATATGACAATAGCTTTAGGACTTGTAGAAGCATTTGCAATGAATCAACCTAAGCATAATGTTGTTATTTTATTTCAACCTGCAGAAGAAGGGCCTGGAGGAGCAGAACCGATGCTTCAATGGATGAAAGAGTCCCGCCCTGATCTTATACCAGATGAAATTTACGCACTTCATATCGCTCCTGAATACCCAGTAGGAACAGTGGCAACGCGACCTGGTTTACTTTTTGCAAATACATCTGAACTATTTATTGATTTAAAAGGTAAAGGTGGACATGCAGCATATCCACATAAAACGCGTGATATGACTGTAGCAACAGCAAATCTAATCTTACAATTACAAACAATCATTAGTCGAAACGTTGATCCGATGGAAAGTGCTGTTATTACGATAGGAAAAATGACTTCCGGAACAGTACAAAACATTATTGCAGAAAATGCTAGACTAGAAGGCACAATTCGTACGCTTAATGCAAAGGCGATGAATGAAGTGAAACGCCGAATTGAAGCAGTTTGTGCAGGGATCGAGGCATCTTTCGAATGTTCTATATCAATTGATTATGGTTCTATGTATTACGAAGTAAATAATAATGAAAAATGTGCGGATAAGTTATTATCTTTTGCAGAGCAATTCGAAGGATGTCATGCTGTAGTAAGTCCAGCCGCAATGACGGGTGAAGATTTTGGATATTTCTTAAAAGAAATTCCTGGGGCGCTTTTTTGGGCAGGAGCAAACTGTGAATATGGTTTACATCATTCAAAAATCTCTCCTGATGAACAACTACTACAAACTAATGTTCATTTTGTCGAACAATTTATTAGGTCTTTATAA
- a CDS encoding 3-hydroxybutyrate dehydrogenase — translation MVHNKVALITGSAQGIGFEIAKALYQNGARIVLSDINEEKVKKAALSLGERAIGVKCNVTSEDEMISTIDTTIETFGQIDILINNAGMQHVAMIEEFPTERFELLIKIMLTAPFIMTKHVLPHMKKNNFGRIINIASINGLVGFAGKAAYNSAKHGVIGLTKVAALETATDGITVNAICPGYVDTPLVRNQMQDLAKTRNVPVDNVLEEIIYPLVPQKRLLDVSEVSNLVMFIASEEAKGMTGQAVVLDGGYTIQ, via the coding sequence TTGGTGCATAATAAAGTTGCTCTTATTACTGGTTCAGCACAAGGTATTGGATTTGAAATTGCAAAAGCACTATATCAAAACGGTGCAAGAATAGTATTATCAGATATAAATGAAGAAAAAGTAAAAAAAGCAGCATTATCCCTTGGTGAACGGGCTATTGGTGTTAAATGTAATGTCACTAGTGAAGATGAAATGATATCTACAATAGATACAACCATAGAAACATTCGGTCAAATAGATATCTTAATAAATAATGCAGGCATGCAACATGTTGCCATGATTGAGGAGTTTCCAACAGAACGGTTTGAATTACTCATTAAGATCATGTTAACTGCACCATTTATTATGACAAAACACGTTTTACCACACATGAAAAAAAATAATTTTGGACGTATTATCAATATTGCATCGATTAATGGTCTTGTCGGATTTGCTGGGAAAGCCGCCTATAATTCAGCTAAGCATGGTGTCATCGGTTTAACAAAAGTAGCTGCATTGGAAACAGCAACAGATGGAATCACAGTTAATGCCATTTGTCCAGGATACGTTGATACACCGCTTGTTCGTAATCAGATGCAAGATTTAGCAAAAACTAGAAACGTCCCTGTTGACAATGTATTAGAAGAAATCATTTACCCACTTGTACCACAAAAACGTTTATTAGATGTAAGCGAAGTTTCGAATCTGGTAATGTTTATCGCAAGTGAAGAAGCAAAAGGTATGACTGGTCAAGCCGTCGTTTTAGACGGTGGTTATACAATTCAATAA
- a CDS encoding GntP family permease yields MLSMIGLIGGLVLLIWLTMKGVNIIIVGPISALFVAILSGMPLFPQLAEEGVANFVTSYMTGFTGFIMSWYLMFLLGAVFGKVMEDSGAADAVAKFIVDKLGMKYATLSIVIACAILTYGGVSLFVVAFAVYPMAISLFKEADLPRRFIPATLALGSVTFTMTSAGSPEIQNWIPIEFLGTNHLAGWEVSLIVAVFMAVFGYWWLKRIIKKAVDKGERFVARETDPIVDSSRALPNPIVSMVPLAVVLIISFIFHHDLAQSALILALLGGIIATFIVSWKYFKNPWEAVSQGTLGAIVAIGNTAAVVGFGGVAKAVPAFSVAVEAMTSIPGSPLIGAAVAVSVIAGMTGSASGGQSIALPLIAPGYIEAGVNTEALHRVVAISSGALDSLPHNGYVVTTIQSVCGEKHKDAYWSVAATTVVTPIIGVIIAIILFSLGLGL; encoded by the coding sequence ATTTTGAGTATGATCGGACTTATCGGTGGTCTTGTTCTACTAATTTGGTTAACTATGAAAGGTGTCAATATTATTATCGTAGGTCCCATCTCTGCTTTATTTGTTGCAATATTATCAGGAATGCCGCTATTCCCACAACTTGCAGAAGAAGGGGTTGCAAACTTTGTTACTAGTTATATGACCGGTTTTACAGGCTTCATTATGTCCTGGTATTTAATGTTCTTACTTGGTGCTGTGTTTGGAAAAGTGATGGAAGACAGTGGTGCGGCAGATGCCGTTGCAAAATTTATCGTCGATAAATTAGGGATGAAATATGCAACCCTATCAATTGTCATCGCCTGTGCAATTTTGACATACGGTGGTGTTTCACTCTTCGTTGTAGCATTCGCTGTTTACCCAATGGCAATTTCTTTATTCAAAGAAGCAGATTTACCACGTCGTTTTATCCCAGCCACGTTAGCTTTAGGATCGGTTACGTTTACTATGACTTCTGCGGGTTCACCAGAAATTCAAAACTGGATTCCAATAGAATTTTTAGGTACAAATCATTTGGCAGGATGGGAAGTCAGTTTAATTGTCGCTGTGTTTATGGCGGTATTTGGTTACTGGTGGCTAAAGCGAATCATTAAAAAAGCCGTAGATAAGGGTGAACGTTTTGTAGCTCGTGAGACAGACCCAATAGTCGATTCTTCTCGTGCTTTACCAAATCCCATTGTTTCGATGGTACCTTTAGCCGTAGTTTTAATTATATCTTTTATTTTCCATCATGATTTAGCACAATCAGCGTTAATTCTTGCATTATTAGGTGGAATTATTGCGACATTTATTGTCAGCTGGAAGTATTTTAAAAACCCGTGGGAAGCAGTTTCACAAGGTACACTTGGAGCAATTGTAGCTATTGGAAATACTGCTGCAGTAGTTGGTTTCGGTGGCGTTGCAAAGGCAGTACCTGCTTTCTCTGTTGCGGTTGAAGCAATGACAAGTATTCCTGGGTCACCATTAATTGGTGCTGCAGTTGCCGTTTCTGTTATTGCTGGGATGACAGGCTCTGCTTCAGGAGGTCAATCAATTGCACTACCATTAATTGCTCCAGGTTATATAGAGGCAGGCGTTAACACAGAAGCTCTGCATCGTGTTGTTGCTATTTCATCTGGTGCATTAGATTCCTTACCACATAATGGCTACGTTGTTACGACAATTCAATCTGTCTGTGGAGAGAAACACAAAGACGCTTATTGGTCTGTTGCTGCAACAACTGTAGTAACACCAATCATTGGTGTAATTATTGCTATTATTTTATTCTCTCTTGGATTAGGTCTTTAA